From the Xenorhabdus ishibashii genome, one window contains:
- the yajL gene encoding protein deglycase YajL, giving the protein MSASALICLAHGSEETEAATTIDLLVRAGVNVTVASAETDGSLTLTCSRGVKIVADVPLVNVVNEDFDAIILPGGIKGAECFRDSLLVVEKIRAAQSQGKIIAAICASPAIVLEYHQLFPVGNMTGYPSMQDKIAPEKWIDKRVYFDERVNLLTSQGPATAFDFALKLIELLKGKEKAAEVAAQLVLPAGINNYQNIQ; this is encoded by the coding sequence ATGAGTGCCTCAGCCCTTATTTGTCTCGCCCACGGTAGTGAAGAAACCGAGGCTGCCACGACGATTGATTTACTTGTTCGGGCGGGAGTTAATGTTACTGTAGCCAGCGCGGAAACCGATGGCTCCCTTACATTAACCTGCTCACGCGGCGTTAAAATCGTTGCTGATGTCCCCTTGGTTAATGTCGTTAACGAAGATTTTGATGCCATTATTCTGCCGGGAGGCATAAAAGGTGCAGAATGTTTTCGTGACAGCTTACTGGTAGTAGAAAAAATTCGAGCGGCACAAAGTCAGGGAAAAATCATTGCGGCAATCTGTGCTTCTCCGGCGATCGTATTGGAATATCATCAACTTTTTCCTGTCGGAAATATGACCGGCTATCCCAGTATGCAGGATAAAATTGCACCAGAAAAATGGATTGATAAACGAGTTTATTTTGACGAAAGGGTTAATTTACTGACCAGCCAAGGGCCTGCCACTGCTTTTGACTTCGCCTTGAAACTGATTGAATTGTTGAAAGGAAAAGAAAAAGCCGCAGAAGTTGCCGCCCAACTCGTTTTACCGGCCGGCATTAATAATTACCAAAACATTCAATAA
- the panE gene encoding 2-dehydropantoate 2-reductase has product MKITVLGCGAIGKLWLAALSQQNHSVQGWLRVPQRVISVQIENFNGRAFNQQFPANDEKHLAESKLLLVCLKAWQVSDAVNHLADKLPPHCPILLLHNGMGTQEEFRSLSNPILLGVTTHGAYRKNSIVHYKSQGMTHIGAITANAAKLSNLADILHSALPDVAWHNEIHAISWMKLAVNCVINPLTVIYDCKNGDLRHHQTQIQTLCGEIYQVMEHDSIHTTKQTLIDYVMNVIEQTSENYSSMLQDIRAQRHTEIDYITGFLMRRARVHGLSIAENSAVYHYIKRKEEEYECLSPYLSRPR; this is encoded by the coding sequence ATGAAAATAACCGTTCTTGGCTGTGGCGCTATCGGTAAACTGTGGCTTGCCGCCCTATCTCAACAAAATCATAGTGTTCAGGGATGGCTAAGGGTTCCACAGCGTGTTATTTCCGTCCAGATCGAAAACTTTAATGGCAGGGCTTTTAATCAACAATTTCCTGCCAACGACGAAAAACACCTTGCTGAAAGCAAGTTACTCCTCGTTTGTTTAAAAGCGTGGCAAGTTTCTGACGCAGTCAATCACCTTGCGGACAAGCTTCCCCCCCATTGTCCAATCCTGTTATTGCACAATGGAATGGGAACCCAAGAAGAATTCAGGTCTCTATCCAACCCCATTTTACTTGGTGTAACGACGCACGGAGCCTATCGAAAAAATAGTATTGTGCACTATAAGTCACAAGGAATGACTCATATTGGTGCCATAACAGCCAATGCTGCCAAGCTCAGTAATCTGGCCGATATTTTACACAGTGCCCTGCCCGATGTAGCATGGCACAATGAAATACATGCCATCAGTTGGATGAAACTTGCCGTCAACTGTGTCATTAATCCCCTCACAGTCATCTATGATTGCAAAAATGGTGACTTACGGCATCACCAGACACAAATTCAGACATTATGTGGCGAAATTTACCAGGTTATGGAACATGATAGTATCCATACAACCAAACAAACCTTGATTGATTACGTCATGAACGTAATTGAGCAAACCTCTGAAAATTACTCATCCATGCTGCAAGATATACGGGCACAGCGACATACAGAAATAGACTACATTACCGGTTTTTTAATGCGTCGGGCTCGTGTTCACGGTTTATCAATTGCAGAAAATAGTGCTGTTTATCATTACATTAAACGCAAGGAGGAAGAATATGAGTGCCTCAGCCCTTATTTGTCTCGCCCACGGTAG
- the thiI gene encoding tRNA uracil 4-sulfurtransferase ThiI, whose amino-acid sequence MKFIIKLFPEITIKSQTVRLRFIKILASNIRNVLKTFGEGIAVVRHWDNIEVRVKDDNLGAEICDALTRIPGIHHILQVEERDFRDLHHIFEQTYETYGHLLHGKTFCVRVKRRGKHNFTSNEVERYVGGGLNQHIESAKVKLTKPDVTVNLEIDQDKLVLVKARHEGIGGFPIGTQEDVLSLISGGFDSGVSSYMLMRRGCRVHYCFFNLGGAAHEIGVKQVAHYLWNRFGSSHKVRFVAVNFEPVVAEILEKVDDGQMGVVLKRMMVRAASKVAERYGVQAIVTGEALGQVSSQTLTNLRLIDNVSDTLILRPLISHDKEHIIKLAREIGTEDFARTMPEFCGVISKSPTVKAVKAKIEAEENNFDFEILERVISEAQNLDIRQIAEQTSEQVVEVEMVSALSPDDVLLDIRSPDEQDNCPLNIGGIEIQSLPFYKLGTQFGDLPKEKTYLLYCERGVMSRLQALYLREQGFDNVKVYRP is encoded by the coding sequence ATGAAGTTTATCATTAAATTATTCCCAGAAATTACGATTAAGAGCCAGACCGTCCGGTTGCGCTTTATTAAAATTCTTGCCAGCAATATCCGCAATGTTTTGAAGACGTTCGGAGAAGGTATTGCTGTTGTCCGCCATTGGGATAATATCGAAGTTCGGGTTAAGGATGATAACCTTGGTGCGGAAATTTGTGACGCACTGACACGTATTCCCGGTATCCACCATATCCTGCAAGTAGAAGAGCGGGATTTTCGTGACCTGCATCATATTTTTGAGCAAACTTACGAAACATACGGCCATTTACTGCATGGTAAAACATTTTGTGTTCGCGTAAAGCGTCGTGGTAAACACAATTTTACATCCAATGAAGTTGAACGCTATGTCGGTGGTGGACTGAATCAACATATTGAATCAGCCAAGGTGAAACTAACTAAGCCTGATGTCACCGTGAATCTGGAAATTGATCAGGATAAGCTGGTTTTGGTTAAAGCCCGTCATGAAGGGATTGGCGGGTTTCCTATCGGTACGCAGGAAGATGTACTGTCACTCATTTCCGGTGGATTTGATTCCGGCGTTTCCAGTTATATGTTGATGCGTCGTGGCTGCCGTGTGCACTACTGTTTCTTTAATCTCGGTGGCGCAGCCCATGAAATTGGCGTAAAGCAGGTTGCCCATTATTTGTGGAACCGGTTTGGTAGTTCGCATAAAGTCCGTTTCGTTGCTGTCAATTTTGAACCTGTTGTGGCTGAAATTCTGGAAAAAGTTGACGACGGGCAAATGGGCGTTGTGCTGAAAAGGATGATGGTCAGGGCAGCGTCCAAAGTTGCAGAGCGTTATGGCGTACAGGCGATCGTAACCGGTGAGGCTCTGGGGCAAGTATCCAGCCAGACCTTGACTAACTTAAGGTTGATTGACAATGTTTCAGATACGTTGATCCTCCGCCCCCTGATTTCCCATGATAAAGAGCACATTATTAAGCTGGCTCGTGAGATTGGTACCGAAGATTTTGCCCGTACTATGCCAGAGTTTTGTGGGGTGATATCAAAAAGTCCAACCGTGAAAGCCGTTAAAGCCAAAATTGAAGCAGAAGAAAACAATTTTGACTTTGAGATCTTAGAACGAGTGATTAGCGAAGCCCAGAATCTGGATATCCGCCAAATTGCAGAACAAACCAGCGAGCAAGTGGTGGAAGTAGAAATGGTATCCGCACTTTCTCCTGATGATGTATTGTTAGATATCCGTTCCCCCGATGAACAGGATAATTGTCCGTTAAATATCGGTGGTATTGAAATTCAATCATTGCCTTTCTATAAACTGGGCACCCAGTTTGGTGATCTGCCGAAAGAAAAAACGTATCTGCTTTATTGTGAACGTGGTGTGATGAGCCGTTTACAGGCACTTTATCTGCGTGAACAAGGCTTCGACAATGTGAAAGTGTATCGCCCTTAA
- a CDS encoding YajQ family cyclic di-GMP-binding protein: MPSFDIVSEVDMQEVRNAVENAQRELSNRWDFRNVPASFELNEKNESIKIASESDFQVNQLVDILREKFAKRGIDGFVINIPENMVHSGKTYSVDATLLQGIDTPLAKKIVKLIKDSKLKVQAQIQGEQVRVTGKARDDLQSVIALVRGAELGQPFQFTNFRD, from the coding sequence ATGCCATCATTTGATATTGTTTCTGAAGTTGATATGCAAGAAGTTCGCAATGCAGTAGAGAACGCACAGCGGGAGTTAAGTAATCGTTGGGATTTTCGTAACGTTCCCGCGAGTTTTGAATTAAACGAAAAGAATGAATCGATCAAAATTGCCAGTGAATCTGATTTTCAGGTGAACCAACTCGTTGATATTTTGCGTGAAAAGTTTGCTAAACGTGGAATTGATGGCTTTGTAATCAATATTCCTGAAAATATGGTTCATAGCGGCAAAACGTACAGTGTGGACGCAACTTTGCTGCAAGGTATTGATACACCGTTAGCGAAAAAGATTGTGAAGTTGATTAAAGACAGCAAGTTAAAAGTACAGGCTCAGATTCAGGGTGAGCAAGTGCGGGTAACCGGTAAAGCGCGCGATGATTTACAAAGTGTCATTGCGTTAGTGCGCGGTGCAGAATTGGGGCAGCCTTTCCAATTTACTAATTTCCGCGATTAA
- the xseB gene encoding exodeoxyribonuclease VII small subunit translates to MSKANQTSATEKMPAFEDSLKELEEIVIRLESGELPLEDALNEFERGIQLARQGQKTLQQAEQRVQILLNHDAQSPLDEFSSDAE, encoded by the coding sequence ATGTCTAAAGCAAATCAAACATCAGCAACCGAAAAAATGCCAGCATTCGAGGACTCTCTTAAAGAGCTGGAGGAAATTGTGATTCGGCTGGAATCCGGAGAACTCCCATTAGAAGATGCGTTGAATGAATTTGAACGTGGTATTCAACTTGCAAGACAAGGACAGAAAACGCTCCAACAGGCGGAGCAACGAGTGCAAATTTTACTGAACCATGATGCACAATCGCCTCTTGATGAATTTTCGTCCGATGCTGAGTAA
- the dxs gene encoding 1-deoxy-D-xylulose-5-phosphate synthase — protein sequence MSIDIAKYPTLALAETPEELRLLPKETLPKLCDELRQFLLNSVSRSSGHFASGLGAIELTVALHYVYKTPFDNLVWDVGHQAYPHKILTGRRDRIDTIRQKNGLHPFPWREESEYDTLCVGHSSTSISAGLGMAIAAKHEGKGRKTVCVIGDGAITAGMAFEAMNHAGDIDPDMLVILNDNEMSISENVGALNNHLAQLLSGKLYTTLRESGKKVFSNLPPIKELLKKTEEHLKGMVVPGTLFEELGFNYIGPVDGHDVLALTQTLKNMRELKGPQFLHIMTKKGRGYAPAEKDPISWHAVPKFDPSTGSLPKSADTRPTFSKIFGDWLCEEAAHDKKLMAITPAMREGSGMVRFSREYPEQYFDVAIAEQHSVTFAAGLAIGGYKPIVAIYSTFLQRAYDQVIHDVAIQNLPVLFAIDRGGIVGADGQTHQGAFDLSFLRCIPNMVIMAPSDENECRQMLHTGYHYQAGPAAVRYPRGTGTGAELQPLETLPIGKGIIRRQGARIAILNFGTLLSYALQAAENLNATVVDMRFVKPLDKELVLEIAASHELLVTLEENAIMGGAGSGVNELLMQEKLSVPVLNLGLPDNFIPQGTQQELHADLGLDAAGIQNNIEKYLAK from the coding sequence ATGAGCATTGATATAGCGAAATATCCAACATTGGCATTGGCAGAAACTCCAGAGGAGCTTCGCCTGCTACCCAAAGAAACTTTGCCAAAGTTATGCGATGAACTGCGTCAATTTTTGCTGAACAGTGTCAGCCGCTCCAGTGGTCACTTTGCTTCCGGCCTTGGCGCTATCGAATTAACCGTCGCACTCCACTATGTTTATAAAACTCCTTTTGACAATTTAGTCTGGGATGTTGGTCATCAGGCTTACCCACACAAAATTTTAACCGGACGCCGTGATCGCATTGATACCATTCGCCAAAAAAATGGCCTTCATCCTTTCCCCTGGCGGGAAGAAAGTGAGTATGACACCTTGTGTGTTGGTCACTCATCCACATCAATTAGTGCTGGCTTAGGTATGGCTATTGCTGCTAAACACGAAGGTAAAGGCCGTAAGACAGTATGCGTTATTGGAGATGGAGCCATTACTGCGGGCATGGCTTTCGAAGCCATGAACCATGCCGGCGATATCGATCCCGACATGCTGGTTATTCTCAATGACAACGAAATGTCTATCTCTGAAAACGTGGGGGCATTGAATAACCATCTGGCACAGCTCCTGTCAGGCAAACTGTATACAACCTTGCGTGAAAGTGGTAAAAAAGTTTTTTCCAACCTGCCTCCTATCAAAGAGTTATTGAAAAAAACGGAAGAACATCTGAAAGGTATGGTTGTGCCCGGAACGCTGTTCGAAGAGCTTGGGTTCAACTATATCGGGCCTGTTGATGGTCATGACGTACTGGCACTAACCCAAACTTTGAAAAACATGCGTGAACTGAAAGGGCCACAATTCCTGCATATCATGACTAAAAAAGGTCGTGGTTATGCACCAGCGGAAAAGGATCCTATCAGTTGGCATGCCGTCCCCAAATTCGATCCCTCGACGGGTTCTTTGCCTAAAAGCGCAGATACTCGTCCGACATTTTCCAAAATCTTCGGTGACTGGCTGTGTGAAGAAGCCGCCCATGATAAAAAACTGATGGCGATCACCCCTGCCATGCGAGAAGGTTCCGGCATGGTGCGTTTCTCCCGCGAATATCCTGAACAATATTTTGATGTTGCGATTGCCGAACAGCATTCCGTCACTTTTGCCGCAGGTTTGGCTATTGGCGGCTACAAACCTATCGTCGCCATTTATTCCACCTTCCTGCAACGCGCTTATGATCAGGTGATCCACGATGTCGCCATCCAAAACCTGCCTGTCTTGTTTGCCATCGACCGTGGCGGCATTGTCGGTGCAGATGGTCAAACCCACCAAGGGGCATTCGATCTTTCCTTCCTGCGTTGTATCCCGAATATGGTGATTATGGCACCCAGCGATGAAAACGAATGCCGTCAGATGCTGCATACCGGATATCATTATCAAGCAGGTCCTGCTGCTGTTCGTTATCCTCGCGGTACAGGGACAGGGGCTGAACTCCAACCACTGGAAACATTGCCAATCGGCAAGGGTATAATCCGCCGTCAGGGAGCGCGCATTGCGATCCTGAACTTTGGCACACTATTATCCTATGCGCTGCAAGCGGCTGAAAACCTGAATGCAACTGTTGTGGATATGCGTTTTGTCAAACCGCTAGACAAAGAGCTAGTGCTGGAAATTGCAGCCAGCCACGAGCTGCTGGTGACATTGGAAGAAAACGCCATTATGGGGGGAGCAGGCAGTGGTGTTAACGAACTACTAATGCAGGAAAAATTATCAGTTCCCGTATTGAATCTGGGTTTACCGGATAACTTTATTCCACAAGGAACGCAGCAAGAACTTCATGCTGATTTAGGGCTGGATGCGGCGGGTATTCAAAATAATATCGAGAAATATCTGGCTAAATAG
- a CDS encoding 2OG-Fe dioxygenase family protein: MKPNAILFVDIDDAQIPLYKYREPHFAAAKKMGMNCLTAALKGRQHTERLYTDSDDVFYLESLTQDALQDLVTTLQQTYTLRGILCYAGQASTYGQVGCIVAEVCHNIGLPNAPASAITVCNNKFLMRQTLQKYGVRSIRHALCNTEEELYSQAKTIGYPLIAKPPFGAASAFIKKCHDWPELKAHYRALTTHYDHSIYIDFMGNKQECFTLAGEKHINIPGKSLLLEEYLDGVEGTVECVISQNKIHPVLINEKLILTEKENTVLENLLICPPVSFSPAEQEQIRDYARTCIQAVGLNYAIAHLEFRMTKDGPVVIEINPRLGGLFVNSSFRDIAGLDPYQLYLSILLQEQGIDTRISLAQQRATTAKQHYSMLAMYPDKSGYFQGIKNIEHMKNHPNVIECISQPTDYYINAETEEHYLLRCWAKVDDVSDAYALHQKMLEHVHPIIHPIPKGSQDMQIANISARLMNEHYCHIPHFSKLISCNPKEIKTFKDYWNELVLDQNFKDYTHRERCILRYYYRPDGRDPLQLNRDTEYRSSITYDIEYKKGANQLSYAKEAFITHPIMQSVLATDMAILRDQLTKEHHYAIDIHQFRVKAQAGKDSPTTSGIHQDGQDWIFMHFIQSYNTEPVISEIHATTNEAPPLLHTVMEHFLETLAINDKQLYHRASNVRQISPTNEAFRDLLLVTFRQIPE, from the coding sequence ATGAAACCAAACGCAATTTTGTTTGTTGATATCGATGATGCCCAAATTCCACTCTATAAATATCGGGAACCCCATTTCGCCGCAGCAAAAAAGATGGGAATGAATTGCCTAACGGCAGCGCTGAAAGGGCGCCAACACACAGAACGTCTCTATACTGATAGCGATGATGTTTTTTACTTAGAATCACTGACACAAGATGCTTTACAGGATCTTGTCACTACCTTGCAGCAGACTTACACTCTGCGAGGTATTTTATGTTATGCAGGCCAGGCATCTACTTACGGCCAAGTTGGTTGCATTGTTGCTGAAGTTTGTCACAATATTGGCCTGCCAAATGCGCCTGCTTCTGCGATTACAGTCTGCAACAACAAGTTCTTGATGCGCCAGACTCTGCAAAAATATGGTGTCAGATCAATACGCCATGCCTTGTGCAACACCGAAGAAGAACTCTATTCACAGGCTAAAACAATTGGCTATCCCTTAATTGCAAAGCCTCCATTTGGAGCCGCTTCAGCCTTTATCAAAAAATGTCATGATTGGCCTGAACTTAAAGCGCACTATCGCGCATTGACAACCCACTATGACCACTCGATTTATATCGATTTTATGGGAAATAAGCAGGAATGTTTTACTTTAGCGGGTGAGAAACATATCAACATACCGGGCAAAAGCCTGCTATTGGAAGAGTATCTTGATGGCGTGGAAGGCACTGTCGAATGTGTTATCAGCCAGAATAAAATACATCCGGTATTGATCAATGAAAAATTGATCCTAACGGAAAAAGAAAACACCGTACTGGAAAACTTGCTGATTTGCCCTCCGGTATCATTTTCCCCCGCAGAGCAAGAACAGATTAGGGACTATGCCAGAACCTGCATACAAGCCGTCGGATTGAACTATGCCATTGCTCATCTTGAATTCCGTATGACCAAAGATGGCCCGGTGGTGATTGAGATTAATCCACGCCTTGGTGGGCTATTTGTGAATTCATCCTTTCGTGATATCGCAGGACTCGATCCGTACCAGCTATATCTCTCCATTCTCTTACAAGAACAGGGCATTGATACGCGGATAAGCCTAGCCCAACAACGAGCGACAACAGCTAAACAGCATTATTCGATGCTAGCCATGTACCCAGACAAGAGCGGGTATTTTCAAGGCATTAAAAACATCGAACACATGAAAAATCATCCAAACGTGATCGAATGTATTTCCCAACCCACTGATTACTACATCAACGCAGAAACTGAAGAACATTACTTGCTCAGGTGCTGGGCAAAAGTAGACGATGTGTCCGATGCCTATGCACTACACCAGAAAATGTTAGAACACGTTCATCCCATTATTCATCCCATTCCCAAAGGCAGCCAGGATATGCAAATTGCAAATATATCGGCACGTTTGATGAATGAACATTATTGTCATATTCCACATTTCAGTAAGCTTATTTCCTGCAATCCAAAAGAAATAAAAACCTTTAAAGATTATTGGAATGAATTGGTTCTGGATCAGAACTTTAAAGACTATACCCATAGGGAAAGGTGTATTCTGCGCTATTATTATCGTCCTGATGGCAGGGATCCACTTCAACTAAATCGAGACACCGAATACCGTTCTTCCATCACCTATGACATTGAATACAAAAAAGGTGCTAATCAACTCAGCTATGCTAAAGAAGCATTTATCACCCATCCCATCATGCAAAGTGTCCTTGCAACAGATATGGCGATTCTGAGGGACCAATTAACGAAAGAACACCACTATGCGATTGATATCCACCAGTTTCGGGTAAAAGCGCAGGCCGGTAAAGATAGCCCGACAACCTCAGGAATTCATCAGGATGGCCAGGATTGGATTTTTATGCACTTTATCCAAAGCTACAACACAGAGCCGGTGATTTCCGAAATTCACGCAACCACCAATGAAGCCCCACCCTTATTACACACCGTAATGGAGCATTTTCTTGAAACACTCGCAATAAACGATAAACAACTTTATCATCGGGCAAGCAATGTTCGACAAATATCTCCTACAAATGAGGCATTTCGGGATTTGTTGTTGGTAACTTTCCGGCAGATCCCTGAATAA
- the ispA gene encoding (2E,6E)-farnesyl diphosphate synthase, which yields MSEHYKAPFEEQFFEKKLLDCQQHINDKLIAIFSSLPFLNSPLGTAMQYGAVLGGKRLRPFLVYCVGEMLGLPKKSLDAAAIAIECIHAYSLIHDDLPAMDNDDLRRGQPTCHIKFGESQAILAGDALQSLAFEILAKQDMPNVALSDRLAMIAELASASGFAGMCGGQSLDLEAEGKQIDLASLEQIHRHKTGALIRSAVRLAAYSAGQRGREVLPLLEQYTQAIGLAFQVHDDILDVIGNTEVIGKRQGNDQQLGKNTYPALLGLEQAQQKARDLYEEALSALTELEKRSYDTTTLKKLAGFIIERNS from the coding sequence ATGTCTGAACACTATAAGGCTCCTTTTGAAGAGCAATTTTTTGAAAAAAAACTGCTCGATTGTCAGCAACATATTAATGACAAACTGATAGCAATATTTTCTTCATTGCCCTTTTTAAACAGCCCGTTAGGCACAGCAATGCAATATGGCGCGGTGCTGGGTGGAAAACGGCTGCGTCCATTTTTAGTTTACTGCGTGGGAGAAATGCTTGGCCTCCCCAAAAAGAGTCTTGATGCCGCCGCCATCGCGATAGAGTGCATTCATGCTTATTCATTGATCCATGATGATTTACCCGCAATGGATAATGACGATTTACGTCGTGGGCAGCCTACCTGCCATATCAAATTTGGTGAAAGTCAGGCTATTTTAGCCGGTGATGCATTACAATCACTCGCCTTTGAGATTCTGGCAAAACAGGATATGCCCAATGTGGCTTTGTCCGACCGCCTTGCTATGATCGCTGAATTGGCAAGCGCCAGTGGCTTTGCCGGCATGTGTGGCGGGCAATCATTGGATTTGGAAGCAGAAGGTAAACAGATCGATCTCGCTTCTCTGGAACAAATCCACCGACATAAAACAGGTGCATTAATACGTTCAGCCGTCCGATTGGCTGCTTATAGTGCAGGTCAACGTGGCCGTGAAGTACTGCCTTTGCTAGAGCAATATACCCAAGCCATCGGCCTGGCATTTCAGGTCCATGACGATATTCTGGATGTCATTGGCAATACTGAAGTTATCGGCAAACGTCAGGGCAACGATCAGCAGCTCGGCAAAAATACTTACCCTGCATTATTAGGTTTAGAACAAGCCCAACAAAAAGCCAGGGATCTGTATGAAGAAGCGCTCAGCGCCCTTACAGAACTGGAAAAACGGTCATATGACACCACAACCTTAAAGAAATTGGCTGGTTTTATCATTGAGAGAAACAGCTAA
- a CDS encoding KamA family radical SAM protein, producing the protein MNTINIVPHSQNFLFDSNENWTDWRWQQKNAIRDEKSLRIACGGWSEEITRRIQQNLQGQKIQITPYYLRQILATNQSDDITTNPLWRQVVPFWNEEQLNGYDGESENWELNSEMKTPICQHKYDNRVILRMVNACNSYCQFCFEALRTLKVDSGKSNASRTSFQQSLEYIKNTPSVEEVILSGGDPLMLTDNKLDESLSAIREIREDLLIRVHSRALTFNPYRITDALIETLKKHRVNAFGVHICHPLELSEEFQAAVRRIQNVVPIVFSNMPFLRGINDSEEILHKLFIDLYRIGVKPYYLYHFMPFSPGSSEYKASIDDAISIMRKLKRRVSNIALPEYVLPHMKGKFTVPLFTNLEEMPYFESINGKRYYRFINWQREQCEWLDN; encoded by the coding sequence ATGAACACTATCAATATTGTACCTCATTCACAGAACTTTCTGTTTGATTCTAATGAAAACTGGACTGATTGGCGCTGGCAGCAAAAAAATGCAATACGTGATGAAAAATCTTTACGTATTGCTTGTGGTGGATGGAGTGAGGAAATAACCCGACGCATTCAGCAAAATTTACAAGGCCAAAAAATCCAAATCACGCCCTATTATCTCCGCCAGATATTAGCTACCAACCAATCTGACGATATCACAACAAATCCCCTCTGGCGGCAAGTAGTTCCCTTTTGGAATGAAGAGCAGCTCAATGGCTATGATGGGGAATCTGAAAATTGGGAACTTAATAGTGAAATGAAGACTCCCATTTGCCAGCATAAATATGACAACCGAGTGATCTTGCGCATGGTGAATGCCTGTAACTCCTATTGTCAATTTTGCTTTGAAGCACTAAGGACATTGAAAGTTGATTCAGGTAAATCAAACGCTAGTCGAACTTCCTTCCAACAATCCCTTGAATACATCAAAAATACCCCTTCTGTGGAAGAAGTCATTCTTAGCGGTGGCGATCCCTTGATGCTGACAGATAATAAATTAGATGAATCGCTGTCCGCTATCAGGGAAATCAGAGAAGACCTGTTAATCCGTGTTCATTCCAGGGCTCTGACATTCAATCCCTACCGTATTACCGATGCGCTAATCGAAACACTGAAAAAGCACCGTGTTAATGCCTTTGGTGTCCATATCTGTCATCCCCTGGAGTTAAGTGAAGAGTTTCAGGCTGCGGTGCGCCGCATTCAAAACGTAGTACCGATCGTGTTTTCCAATATGCCTTTCCTGCGTGGCATCAATGACAGCGAAGAAATCCTCCACAAATTGTTTATCGACTTATATCGCATAGGCGTGAAACCTTACTACCTTTACCATTTTATGCCATTCTCTCCCGGCTCTTCGGAATACAAAGCCTCAATCGACGATGCCATCTCAATTATGCGCAAACTCAAGCGTCGGGTTTCCAATATCGCTTTACCGGAATACGTTCTGCCACATATGAAAGGTAAATTCACCGTGCCTTTATTCACTAACCTAGAAGAAATGCCTTATTTTGAATCCATTAATGGCAAACGTTATTACCGATTTATCAACTGGCAACGAGAACAATGTGAATGGCTGGATAACTAA